From the Chloroflexota bacterium genome, the window GCGGACGAGGGCATTCTGTTTTGCTGGACTGGGACGGGCGTTTCGATTGCCGCGAACAAGGTGCCGGGTATTCGCGCCGCGCTCGCGCACGACGCGGAAACCGCCAAGGGCGCGCGCATGTGGAATCGCGCAAATGTATTGTGTTTGAGTTTGCGCGCTACGTCGGAAATCGTCGCGCAAGAAATTCTCGACGCGTGGTTCGCCACGCCAATGGGAACTGACCCGGTAGATGTGCAGTGTGTGGAGCAGGTGCAGGAAATTGAGGAGAAGTACACCGGCAGACAAGCAAACGGCTAAAGCATCCGCAACGTGTGGTAAAGGAAGTAAAACGCGCGTGGTCCGCATGGTCTTGGATGTTTCACCCTGGCACGAAATACAATTGGACATTGATGCGATTGAGAAGGACCGCACCCTTTTCGACATAGCGAATTTTCTCGGCAGGGTGGAAGCGATAGACCGCCTCGAATTTCACATTCTCGGTCGAATTCAAAGCGCGCACGCGGACAGCCCCGCAAAAAATTCGATACAATTGAAGGAACGCGCCGAGCGGCTCAGAAATCGTTTGGAAGAAACCAACGCGCGGCTCTTCCGGAAACTGCGCGCTCGAATCAAGTCAGGTTCGCTTACCGGCGAAAAGTTGAAACGCGAACTCGATAAATATGGTGGAGATCAGGACGGCTTTGGCAAGTATGATGCACTCGACGTGCTGGTGGGTGGCTTGCTTCGGCTGAATGTGTCTCCACAAGAGACACAGCCGCGCGAGCCGGAGATGGTGTTCTATCAGCCCACTCCTGCGCACATCATTTTGGAACTTGCCGGGAAAATGACGATCACGCCGGACGCGGTGTTCTATGACCTCGGTTCGGGACTGGGGCAGGTCTGCATCCTGGTTCATCTGTTGACCGGCGTGAGAGCCAAGGGGATCGAGCTTGAACCCGGCTATTGCGAGTACGCGCAAAAGTGCGCCCACGAGCTAAATTTGTCTCGCGTCGAATTCATCAAGGGAGATGCGCGGACTGCCGATTTCTCCGATGGGACCCAC encodes:
- a CDS encoding class I SAM-dependent methyltransferase; this encodes MVRMVLDVSPWHEIQLDIDAIEKDRTLFDIANFLGRVEAIDRLEFHILGRIQSAHADSPAKNSIQLKERAERLRNRLEETNARLFRKLRARIKSGSLTGEKLKRELDKYGGDQDGFGKYDALDVLVGGLLRLNVSPQETQPREPEMVFYQPTPAHIILELAGKMTITPDAVFYDLGSGLGQVCILVHLLTGVRAKGIELEPGYCEYAQKCAHELNLSRVEFIKGDARTADFSDGTHFFLFTPFKGSLLKQVLRQLRRVGEKRRISIYTYGPCTLDISKQMWLRRVDQNPNTEYSLASFAARRNVLEEK
- a CDS encoding RpiB/LacA/LacB family sugar-phosphate isomerase, with the translated sequence MKIAIGSDERMHLTDRVIENIRARGHAVELFGPLREEKATWTLVAQAVAEAVARADADEGILFCWTGTGVSIAANKVPGIRAALAHDAETAKGARMWNRANVLCLSLRATSEIVAQEILDAWFATPMGTDPVDVQCVEQVQEIEEKYTGRQANG